Proteins from a single region of Parasedimentitalea psychrophila:
- a CDS encoding glycine zipper domain-containing protein — MTYLLTHRRMIGVASALALCATFSAPLPVEAGIIGKRALQGAVAGAVIAEVTNGDPAQGAAIGAAVGAVSGAITKSRVRKRVRRRAGRPRRR; from the coding sequence ATGACTTATCTTTTGACCCACCGACGGATGATCGGCGTTGCCTCGGCATTGGCCTTATGCGCCACTTTTTCTGCGCCGCTTCCGGTTGAGGCCGGCATAATTGGCAAACGGGCGCTTCAGGGTGCTGTAGCGGGTGCTGTGATCGCAGAAGTAACCAACGGTGATCCCGCGCAGGGCGCCGCAATAGGTGCCGCCGTCGGAGCCGTATCCGGCGCGATCACAAAAAGCAGGGTCCGCAAGCGGGTCAGGCGCCGGGCCGGGCGTCCCCGCCGCCGTTAA
- a CDS encoding cupin domain-containing protein encodes MDLSILEILTGEDGLPQFDKALVKFRSGDHALIEGMPRMSAHENCKLLVFIELAPGFSSETRSTDIDQMVVCLSGKLSISTDDGDTQDLVPGSVARLRKTDCSTYTMSVASDAPAHLMVVQLEG; translated from the coding sequence TTGGACTTAAGCATTCTGGAAATTCTGACAGGGGAAGATGGGCTTCCGCAGTTTGATAAAGCATTGGTCAAATTCAGATCTGGGGACCATGCTTTGATTGAAGGAATGCCCAGAATGTCGGCACATGAGAACTGTAAACTACTGGTTTTCATCGAGTTGGCCCCTGGATTTTCCAGCGAGACGCGATCTACTGATATCGACCAGATGGTAGTGTGCCTATCTGGCAAGTTGAGCATTTCCACAGATGATGGTGATACCCAAGATCTGGTGCCCGGGAGCGTTGCGCGATTGAGAAAAACAGATTGCTCGACATATACCATGTCCGTTGCAAGCGACGCGCCAGCACACCTGATGGTCGTTCAACTTGAAGGATAA
- a CDS encoding AsmA family protein, whose amino-acid sequence MAKWISRIVKWVLGAAVLLLVLGWMLLAAPFFSGFRRGIVETVLSEQIGQPLHVKDDVSVVPGPISRITVARVVIPSENIPDTNLAELNFLELDLNLVELLNGHVDLDNLTVDGLQLNMLTQADGTTSWTPRNRTAKPKTETAENAQTEAPDSQKQSSGGILGFLRHRTVSFTSIGLTIDNRVSGFSFVFDLENLNLDQLNDGNRLGVTSLGSVNGQVFEIEGSYPTGAPFTTQAKFGELKLNFDGSAIPPDQGGGFTGTLDLDTGEFGDFLDVIGLDRVLEGTGKLSADLTSQSGALKISNLSAVVDLAEGQQIKAEGSVENLLEADGFDVAFNARFHPKGQPPEPAKELKDLKLAGISAHIVSEGQSLEFDELLLATNAFDQGLDQVGPVSIGRVRRTPEGQLALEDISLQAGPRDAPYIVAKGNILNLLQLIQLDLSGKLAAPASLVLKGLGDDVAEAFGGVEADFAVDDAQGFISLNKLDAYTVNTEVWALKAHVALGNVIDIDGLEFDFDLDITDGAQFLGALKLEEVDTGPLEISASALGQGKEFSTKLGLAAGTSRLEASLETTVTEGRPQIDGLIFSDRLDIDDLKNAIAGVVQLGRIGETDEVGVPEADKPEEPEVQPLVLPKEEGKPTDLVDFEKLFLDTDLTVLIDIKEITGQLGVSSVSSEFIARDGQAHLGPLEVTYGGGYFKIEAKMDLLETPELLSVSGATGGWDFGKILDAVGLSIDAHGKLRGRFDVTGNRSSISTFINSMYGSASISMSKGDVATSLLELAGLGIFPWLFSEELHQGYTDIVCVVAPVRINAGNVTFDSLVAETASVQLVARGTVNWRKDTIALRAEPRRVGKPLARSAWPFEVTGKLSEPNFKMDIGGSRSKRTDGADEMPTDRKPCVPDLEQLE is encoded by the coding sequence ATGGCTAAGTGGATTTCCCGGATCGTAAAATGGGTACTTGGGGCGGCAGTCCTCCTGCTTGTCCTTGGTTGGATGCTCCTTGCGGCACCGTTCTTTTCCGGTTTTCGGCGCGGAATTGTGGAAACGGTACTATCCGAGCAGATTGGCCAACCGCTACACGTCAAGGACGATGTCAGTGTGGTTCCTGGCCCCATCAGCCGGATTACCGTCGCAAGGGTCGTTATCCCCAGCGAGAATATTCCCGATACCAACCTGGCAGAACTGAATTTTCTGGAATTGGACCTGAACCTTGTCGAGCTCCTGAACGGGCACGTCGATCTGGACAATCTGACGGTGGATGGTCTGCAACTGAACATGCTGACCCAAGCGGACGGAACCACCAGTTGGACACCAAGGAACAGGACCGCAAAACCAAAGACTGAGACGGCGGAGAATGCACAGACAGAAGCTCCGGACAGCCAGAAGCAAAGCAGCGGTGGCATCCTTGGATTTTTGCGGCACCGAACGGTCTCCTTCACCTCAATCGGGTTGACCATCGACAACCGGGTGTCAGGGTTTTCCTTTGTCTTTGACCTTGAGAACCTGAACCTTGACCAGCTGAACGACGGCAATCGTCTTGGTGTCACCAGCCTTGGCTCGGTCAATGGGCAGGTCTTCGAGATTGAGGGCAGCTATCCCACCGGCGCCCCCTTCACCACGCAGGCGAAATTTGGCGAGTTGAAGCTGAATTTTGACGGCAGTGCCATCCCGCCAGACCAAGGCGGAGGATTCACCGGAACGCTGGACCTGGATACCGGCGAGTTCGGCGATTTTCTGGATGTGATTGGTTTGGACCGGGTTCTGGAAGGCACCGGCAAACTCTCTGCCGACCTGACAAGCCAGTCGGGAGCATTAAAGATTTCGAATCTTTCTGCCGTCGTTGATCTCGCGGAAGGCCAGCAGATAAAGGCGGAAGGATCGGTGGAAAACCTGCTGGAAGCGGACGGATTTGACGTAGCTTTCAACGCACGATTTCACCCTAAAGGACAACCTCCGGAACCAGCCAAAGAGTTGAAAGACCTCAAACTGGCAGGCATTTCGGCGCATATCGTCAGCGAAGGACAATCGCTGGAGTTTGACGAATTGCTGCTGGCCACCAATGCCTTTGATCAGGGGTTGGATCAAGTTGGCCCAGTTTCAATCGGACGTGTCCGCCGCACGCCCGAAGGGCAGCTTGCACTTGAAGATATCTCGCTGCAGGCCGGCCCGCGCGACGCACCCTACATTGTCGCCAAAGGTAATATCCTGAACTTGTTGCAGCTAATACAGCTTGATCTCAGTGGCAAACTCGCCGCCCCAGCTTCGCTGGTTCTGAAGGGCTTGGGCGACGATGTCGCAGAGGCTTTTGGTGGGGTTGAGGCGGATTTTGCAGTTGATGATGCCCAGGGGTTTATTAGCTTGAACAAGCTCGACGCTTATACTGTCAACACAGAGGTCTGGGCACTGAAGGCCCACGTTGCTCTTGGAAATGTCATTGATATTGACGGCTTGGAATTCGACTTTGACCTCGATATCACGGACGGTGCTCAGTTTCTTGGAGCGCTTAAGCTGGAAGAGGTGGATACTGGGCCGTTGGAAATCAGTGCTTCGGCCCTCGGACAGGGCAAGGAATTCTCGACAAAACTTGGGCTGGCGGCGGGAACTTCTCGGCTTGAGGCCTCGCTGGAAACCACCGTGACCGAGGGTCGCCCCCAGATTGACGGGCTCATATTCAGCGACCGGCTGGATATCGACGACCTGAAAAATGCGATTGCTGGCGTTGTGCAGCTGGGCCGCATTGGAGAAACAGATGAAGTAGGTGTACCCGAAGCAGACAAACCAGAGGAACCTGAGGTTCAGCCCCTGGTTCTGCCCAAGGAGGAGGGAAAACCAACCGATCTGGTCGATTTTGAGAAACTGTTTCTGGACACCGATCTGACGGTGTTGATCGACATAAAGGAAATCACCGGTCAACTGGGTGTTTCGAGCGTTTCAAGCGAATTTATCGCTCGGGACGGACAGGCCCATTTGGGTCCACTCGAAGTGACCTATGGCGGCGGGTATTTCAAGATCGAGGCCAAAATGGATCTACTGGAAACGCCCGAACTTTTGTCGGTATCTGGTGCCACCGGCGGATGGGATTTTGGAAAAATTCTTGATGCAGTCGGACTTAGCATCGACGCCCACGGTAAGCTGCGCGGTCGTTTTGATGTCACCGGTAACCGAAGTTCGATCAGCACCTTCATTAATTCCATGTATGGCTCGGCCTCGATCTCGATGAGCAAAGGGGATGTGGCCACCAGCCTGCTTGAATTGGCCGGTCTTGGGATTTTCCCATGGCTGTTCTCGGAGGAGCTGCACCAAGGGTACACCGATATTGTTTGTGTGGTCGCCCCGGTGCGGATCAATGCGGGGAATGTGACATTTGACTCGCTGGTTGCCGAGACCGCCAGTGTTCAACTTGTCGCCAGAGGAACGGTTAACTGGAGAAAGGACACAATCGCACTGCGCGCAGAGCCCCGCCGGGTTGGCAAGCCACTGGCCCGCAGCGCCTGGCCATTTGAGGTAACGGGTAAACTCTCAGAACCGAATTTCAAGATGGATATTGGCGGTTCACGGAGCAAACGGACAGATGGAGCGGATGAAATGCCAACTGATCGCAAACCCTGTGTGCCCGATCTTGAGCAGTTAGAATAA
- a CDS encoding OmpA family protein — protein sequence MRNRTTAAAILLLSTSLGGMAPAQTVPQLGMDAGTQAIGDMTEAQVLSALRSDGRVAMSGAFFETGSAALTANSANVIAKLAGVLKVLPDARLAVVGHTDNTGDFETNRTLSENRAQAVVTALSADSINPDRLVAVGVGSIDPIASNLSTEGKALNRRVTFVLIDEDEAGQATAGPDGSWLRDPLTNCMIWTSGDSVTGEGATWTGSCINGMANGRGSLIYWDAKGFETRYDGDVLNGKADGVGKVWYRNDDGSGFESIEGTFKSGEPIGNVLVLSSNGYSFEGELIAGSDHGIGKLTTPEGWVVDGEIMDGTGVGPLLVYYESDEGEIYFGDAENNQRHGFGTLVSTDDTSYVGEFEEGSPSGSGMLESANGSSFLGKFAGGSPNGAGTAFDPDGTSYQGSFINGKPEGIILVTMPDGSQSVETWNSGSKVE from the coding sequence ATGCGAAATAGAACCACAGCGGCGGCCATATTGCTGCTATCAACCAGCTTGGGAGGGATGGCCCCGGCGCAGACAGTGCCGCAGCTCGGCATGGACGCGGGAACACAAGCCATTGGCGACATGACTGAGGCGCAGGTGCTAAGCGCTCTGCGCTCGGATGGGCGAGTGGCTATGAGCGGCGCCTTCTTTGAGACCGGTAGCGCGGCGCTGACCGCAAACTCTGCCAATGTCATTGCCAAACTGGCGGGTGTCCTCAAGGTGCTGCCTGACGCACGGTTGGCGGTCGTCGGGCACACAGACAACACCGGCGATTTTGAAACCAACCGCACGCTGTCTGAAAACCGGGCACAAGCCGTCGTGACAGCTCTGTCAGCAGATAGCATCAACCCAGACCGATTGGTCGCGGTTGGTGTGGGCTCCATCGACCCGATTGCCTCGAACCTGTCGACTGAGGGCAAGGCACTGAACCGGCGCGTCACCTTTGTTCTGATCGACGAAGACGAGGCGGGCCAGGCCACCGCCGGACCAGACGGCTCATGGCTGCGCGACCCGCTGACGAACTGCATGATCTGGACCAGCGGCGACAGCGTCACCGGTGAAGGCGCAACCTGGACAGGATCTTGCATCAACGGCATGGCCAACGGTCGTGGTAGCCTTATCTATTGGGACGCCAAGGGATTTGAGACACGCTATGACGGCGATGTTCTCAACGGTAAGGCCGACGGTGTCGGCAAGGTTTGGTATCGCAACGATGATGGTAGTGGGTTTGAAAGCATCGAAGGCACTTTCAAGTCAGGAGAACCAATCGGAAACGTCCTGGTCCTATCGAGCAACGGCTATTCCTTCGAAGGCGAGCTGATCGCGGGCAGTGATCATGGCATTGGTAAGTTGACGACGCCCGAAGGCTGGGTGGTCGATGGCGAAATCATGGATGGCACCGGGGTTGGGCCGCTGCTTGTCTACTACGAGTCAGACGAGGGCGAGATATACTTTGGCGATGCCGAAAACAACCAACGCCATGGTTTTGGCACTTTGGTGAGCACTGATGACACCAGCTATGTAGGTGAATTTGAGGAAGGCTCTCCCAGCGGATCCGGAATGTTAGAAAGTGCAAACGGATCTTCGTTCCTTGGGAAATTTGCTGGTGGATCGCCCAACGGTGCCGGAACGGCATTTGATCCAGATGGCACCTCGTACCAAGGGAGTTTCATAAACGGCAAACCCGAGGGGATCATTTTGGTCACGATGCCTGACGGCAGCCAATCGGTTGAAACATGGAACTCCGGGAGTAAAGTGGAATGA
- a CDS encoding phosphoglycerate kinase, translating to MGWNTLDDMELAGKKVLLRVDINVPMENGQVSDDSRIRRVVPSVSDILAQGGTPILLAHFGRPKGQVVPEMSLLPLQPVLAEAFGAPVVFCADCRGPAAQAAIAALQPGQILLLENTRFHSGEESNDPALAAEMAQLGDIYCNDAFSAAHRAHASTEGLAHLLPACAGRLMQAELSALERALAQPKRPLVAVVGGAKVSSKLDLLGNLVEKVDHLVIGGGMANTFLAAQGHAVGKSLCEHELTDTALAIMAKAKTTGCQILLPSDIVVAREFKAGADNETVAADACPADAMILDAGPATVAAMAAILATAKTLIWNGPMGAFELPPFDGATTAAAQQAAALTKSGDLISVAGGGDTVAALNQANVAADFSYISTAGGAFLEWMEGKTLPGVAALSR from the coding sequence ATGGGCTGGAACACGCTGGACGATATGGAACTGGCAGGCAAAAAAGTGTTGCTGCGCGTTGATATCAACGTACCGATGGAAAACGGACAGGTCAGCGACGACAGCCGCATCCGCCGTGTAGTGCCCTCTGTCAGCGATATTCTGGCACAGGGCGGCACCCCGATCCTATTGGCGCATTTTGGCCGACCCAAGGGCCAGGTGGTGCCCGAGATGTCCCTGCTGCCACTGCAACCCGTGCTGGCGGAAGCCTTTGGCGCGCCGGTGGTCTTTTGCGCCGACTGCCGCGGCCCTGCCGCCCAGGCCGCCATTGCAGCCCTGCAACCCGGTCAGATTCTGCTGCTGGAAAACACCCGCTTCCATAGCGGCGAAGAAAGCAATGACCCGGCTCTGGCCGCCGAGATGGCGCAGCTTGGTGACATCTACTGCAACGATGCCTTCTCCGCCGCCCACCGCGCCCATGCCTCAACCGAAGGCCTGGCCCATTTGCTGCCCGCCTGTGCCGGCCGCCTGATGCAGGCCGAACTCTCGGCGCTTGAGCGCGCACTGGCTCAGCCCAAGCGGCCCCTGGTGGCCGTTGTCGGCGGTGCCAAAGTGTCGTCCAAACTGGACCTGCTCGGCAATCTGGTGGAAAAGGTGGATCACCTGGTGATCGGCGGCGGCATGGCCAATACCTTCCTCGCAGCCCAGGGCCACGCGGTTGGCAAATCCCTGTGCGAACATGAGTTGACCGACACTGCCCTCGCCATCATGGCCAAGGCCAAGACCACCGGCTGCCAGATCCTGCTGCCCAGCGACATCGTGGTGGCCCGCGAATTCAAAGCCGGTGCTGACAATGAAACCGTCGCCGCCGATGCCTGCCCGGCGGATGCGATGATCCTGGATGCCGGCCCCGCCACCGTCGCCGCCATGGCTGCCATATTGGCCACCGCCAAAACTCTGATCTGGAACGGTCCCATGGGCGCATTCGAGCTACCGCCCTTTGACGGTGCCACCACAGCCGCCGCTCAACAGGCCGCCGCACTGACCAAATCCGGCGACCTGATCAGCGTCGCAGGCGGAGGTGATACGGTTGCCGCCCTCAACCAGGCCAATGTCGCCGCTGATTTCAGCTATATTTCCACTGCAGGCGGTGCCTTTCTGGAATGGATGGAGGGCAAAACACTGCCCGGCGTTGCCGCCCTGAGCCGCTAA
- a CDS encoding HlyD family secretion protein — MKRAIWTTLAILVLFLGWYITADRRTPFTGNARVKAVVTYIVPQVSGTVTEVLVENGQVVSAGTVLARIDRRPYEIGKARAQADLETATQEVGASSAQVSAAQASMARARSDLDTIRLQAERVFALEKKGLISLVRADDARGELAKSAANLENAAADLERAKQQLGEKGQENPKIQRALAALAEAELNLEWTELKAPAEGVISNVLIAPGTYARAGRELLTFLDATDVWIEAYLTENNLGLAKVGSPVDVVLDMHPGRVVRGVVESFSSAVSISGGDEVGQLASAPTSKGFLREPERFPVRIVLPGYEAGSLDGDLRFQLNGQADIIMYLSDNKLMNAIGRAYICVVSVLSYAY; from the coding sequence ATGAAACGCGCAATCTGGACGACGCTGGCCATTTTGGTGCTGTTCCTTGGCTGGTATATTACGGCTGATCGACGGACTCCATTTACTGGAAATGCCAGGGTTAAGGCCGTTGTCACTTACATTGTGCCGCAAGTGTCGGGCACAGTGACCGAGGTTCTGGTCGAGAATGGCCAAGTCGTGTCCGCCGGTACTGTTCTGGCGCGCATCGACCGCAGGCCGTATGAGATTGGCAAGGCCCGTGCCCAAGCTGATCTGGAAACCGCAACCCAGGAAGTCGGGGCGTCTTCGGCGCAGGTCAGCGCTGCGCAAGCAAGTATGGCCCGGGCACGAAGCGATCTCGACACAATACGTCTGCAGGCAGAACGGGTGTTTGCGTTAGAGAAGAAAGGCCTGATTTCACTTGTACGCGCCGATGACGCACGCGGAGAGCTGGCCAAATCTGCGGCCAATCTGGAAAATGCCGCGGCGGATCTGGAACGCGCAAAACAACAACTCGGTGAAAAAGGTCAGGAAAACCCCAAAATTCAACGGGCCCTCGCCGCTCTGGCAGAGGCGGAGTTGAACTTGGAGTGGACCGAGTTGAAGGCGCCTGCCGAAGGGGTCATTTCCAATGTATTGATCGCTCCAGGAACGTATGCCCGCGCCGGACGCGAGCTTTTGACGTTTCTTGATGCTACGGATGTTTGGATCGAAGCCTATCTGACGGAAAATAATCTGGGTCTCGCAAAGGTCGGCTCCCCGGTTGATGTCGTGCTTGATATGCATCCCGGCAGGGTCGTTCGGGGCGTTGTCGAGAGTTTCAGCAGTGCTGTCTCGATCAGTGGCGGTGACGAAGTAGGCCAATTGGCCAGTGCCCCCACTTCGAAAGGATTCCTGCGAGAACCCGAACGCTTTCCTGTGCGGATCGTACTGCCAGGCTATGAAGCCGGGAGCCTGGATGGTGACCTCCGGTTTCAGCTGAATGGGCAGGCGGATATCATCATGTATCTCAGTGATAATAAGTTGATGAACGCGATCGGGCGTGCATATATTTGCGTGGTGTCCGTCTTGTCTTATGCGTACTGA
- a CDS encoding mechanosensitive ion channel family protein — MIKTKARNKWPHRIQKAMGLMLLVCALLPVQTSPALTQTAPATLPEQPADETYLAPVVIDGDTLFVVRGSSALPAVERAEKVQQRIIAAAERSDVKWVKIDILDNEFGQEIEVDGRMVTITTQADAEHEDLELEVLAGLQSEAIETAILTYRDNRSGAARVGSALAALGWTLGFAVITFAFVRKRKTLIAYAAGLIEKRSANLEQATKSLVRSNAIVAILSYLLNILLWIGYLTLFYYYLSFVLLAFAETQAFAELLLANVSRPMMSVLRGFVAYIPNLITLTIIAFMTRFAIQRIKLFFNNVENDTFDLGEFEKHWIAPTFFLSKMLVILLALVFAYPYIPGSDSRAFQGMTILAGIMLSLGSNTVVSNMMAGLFVIYRRSTNIGDRIQVGDKVGDVVEIKLMETLLKSVKNEMISIPNAQLLNSEVVNYSRQIDGKGLLVHTTVGIGYEEPPKKVIAMLIEAAHRTDGLKKRPTPFVLWTQLADYAINYEINAYTSRGSSLPQIKSDLHENIVDVFHENGTQIMTPSYIADPATPKIPDAPWNGELKVTENTKVRSGKKGAAE; from the coding sequence ATGATAAAGACGAAGGCACGTAATAAGTGGCCACACCGTATCCAGAAAGCGATGGGGTTAATGCTTTTAGTCTGCGCCTTGTTGCCGGTGCAGACCTCCCCTGCCCTCACACAAACGGCACCGGCTACCCTGCCCGAGCAACCCGCCGACGAGACCTATCTGGCACCGGTTGTGATCGACGGAGACACTCTTTTTGTTGTGCGTGGATCCAGCGCGCTGCCTGCCGTAGAGCGCGCCGAAAAGGTTCAACAACGGATCATAGCCGCTGCTGAAAGATCTGATGTAAAATGGGTGAAAATCGACATTCTCGATAACGAGTTTGGCCAGGAAATCGAAGTCGATGGACGCATGGTCACGATTACCACACAGGCCGATGCCGAGCACGAGGATCTGGAGCTTGAAGTGCTGGCCGGGCTACAGTCTGAAGCAATTGAAACCGCGATCCTAACCTATCGAGACAACCGTTCCGGCGCAGCTCGGGTGGGCAGCGCACTGGCTGCACTCGGTTGGACTTTGGGTTTTGCGGTGATCACATTCGCATTCGTTCGCAAAAGGAAGACCTTGATTGCCTATGCAGCCGGATTAATCGAAAAACGCTCTGCTAATCTTGAGCAAGCAACCAAATCCTTGGTGCGCAGCAACGCTATCGTGGCGATCCTAAGTTATCTGCTTAATATCCTGCTTTGGATTGGCTATTTGACCCTGTTTTATTACTACTTGTCTTTCGTTCTCTTAGCATTTGCTGAAACGCAAGCCTTCGCCGAACTGCTCCTGGCCAATGTCAGCCGCCCGATGATGAGTGTCCTTCGCGGGTTTGTCGCCTATATACCAAATTTAATCACTCTTACCATTATCGCCTTTATGACTCGCTTCGCCATCCAGAGGATAAAGTTATTCTTCAACAACGTCGAGAACGATACTTTCGACCTCGGTGAATTTGAGAAACACTGGATAGCCCCCACCTTCTTCCTCTCCAAAATGCTTGTCATCCTACTCGCGCTGGTCTTTGCCTACCCCTATATTCCCGGGTCGGACTCCCGCGCATTTCAGGGAATGACCATTCTTGCCGGCATAATGTTGTCGCTGGGGTCGAACACCGTAGTCAGCAATATGATGGCCGGTTTGTTCGTTATCTATCGGCGTAGCACCAACATCGGAGACCGCATTCAGGTCGGTGACAAGGTCGGCGACGTTGTTGAAATCAAGTTGATGGAAACGCTGCTGAAGTCTGTGAAAAACGAGATGATCAGCATTCCTAATGCACAGCTGCTGAACTCGGAGGTGGTGAACTATTCCCGACAAATCGACGGCAAGGGACTGTTGGTTCATACGACGGTTGGGATTGGTTACGAGGAGCCGCCCAAGAAGGTAATCGCGATGCTTATCGAGGCGGCGCACCGCACAGACGGATTAAAGAAAAGGCCGACGCCTTTCGTGCTTTGGACACAGTTGGCTGATTACGCAATCAATTACGAGATAAATGCCTACACCTCGCGTGGGTCCAGCCTGCCACAGATCAAATCCGATCTGCACGAGAACATCGTAGACGTGTTCCACGAGAACGGCACCCAGATCATGACACCGTCTTACATAGCCGATCCAGCCACGCCCAAAATTCCTGATGCACCATGGAATGGTGAGCTGAAGGTCACTGAAAACACCAAAGTACGAAGTGGAAAAAAGGGAGCCGCAGAGTGA
- a CDS encoding helix-turn-helix domain-containing protein: protein MSCALPQRQAQRPFPIRQAFLLQYSPTWETRPSLVSAARAIAIPLLSHEGDLSQAIADALGVSMNLMEKTLTGEGTSLNREIKTLKCEVACELLADTKSPIADVGAKIGYSEPANFTRFFKSQLGITPNQYRKTKNHESDGK from the coding sequence TTGAGTTGCGCACTTCCTCAACGGCAAGCACAACGTCCTTTTCCCATTCGGCAGGCCTTTCTTCTGCAATATTCGCCTACTTGGGAAACCAGACCTTCCCTCGTTTCCGCTGCCCGCGCCATTGCAATACCGTTGCTGTCACATGAAGGCGATCTGAGCCAGGCGATTGCGGATGCCCTTGGTGTCAGCATGAATCTGATGGAAAAAACCCTTACTGGCGAAGGCACGTCTCTTAATCGCGAAATTAAGACCCTGAAGTGCGAGGTTGCTTGCGAATTATTAGCAGACACTAAATCTCCCATCGCAGACGTTGGCGCGAAAATCGGGTATTCAGAACCTGCCAATTTTACGCGGTTCTTCAAATCCCAACTTGGAATAACACCAAATCAATATCGAAAAACTAAGAATCATGAGAGCGACGGCAAGTGA
- a CDS encoding mechanosensitive ion channel family protein — protein sequence MKYLASHTKHVILLFLSYLVCSVTLAQAQENQPNVTTKAFASLERSQNGTVSEDELSIYLVPLTAENLSLVADARQSHLQSRMEALAQINIALNSASDGQAEELRARHVVKLEAMSATATNYEMVLGAWEQKGGSDADLQQHRLFASALAAGTLRATDTKTLLRIALNWLTAPDGGVWVLLMLLAILTSIWAMMFLAKLVRNMVRRGLEKVSTLSLLLKSFIVTTVYWLVFALGILIVLGLFGVNVTPLFAVFGGLSFILGFALQDTLGNLASGLMIMVLKPFDTGDYIHTAGVSGTLDAMSVVSTRIRTFDNQVIVVPNSKIWGDVITNVSTSAERRVDLVFGIGYSDNTAQAIEVLSSLVQAHDLCLLDPGPEIFVGELGESSVNIFCRPWVKSDDYWTVFWDLTGQAKEQFDATGISIPFPQRDVHLIPVPQE from the coding sequence ATGAAATATTTAGCAAGCCATACTAAACATGTAATTCTCCTGTTCTTATCGTATCTGGTCTGTTCTGTGACACTCGCGCAGGCGCAAGAAAACCAACCCAATGTCACAACAAAGGCCTTTGCTTCTCTTGAGAGATCGCAGAACGGCACGGTCAGTGAAGATGAACTTTCAATCTACTTGGTCCCATTAACTGCCGAGAACCTATCTTTGGTCGCAGACGCTAGGCAGAGTCATCTTCAGTCCCGGATGGAGGCGTTGGCCCAGATCAATATCGCTTTGAATAGTGCCTCTGATGGACAGGCAGAAGAATTACGGGCCCGTCACGTTGTCAAACTCGAGGCAATGTCTGCAACAGCCACCAATTATGAGATGGTTCTGGGCGCTTGGGAGCAAAAAGGCGGCAGCGATGCAGACCTTCAACAGCATCGGCTGTTTGCCTCCGCTCTGGCTGCAGGCACGCTACGTGCAACCGACACAAAAACATTGTTGAGGATCGCACTCAACTGGCTAACCGCACCGGATGGTGGGGTGTGGGTATTGCTGATGTTGCTGGCCATCCTGACGTCGATCTGGGCAATGATGTTCTTGGCCAAGCTTGTGCGCAATATGGTTCGCCGTGGGCTGGAAAAAGTTTCGACCCTGTCTCTTCTTTTAAAATCCTTCATCGTCACAACCGTTTATTGGTTGGTGTTCGCCTTGGGCATCTTGATTGTACTGGGTCTTTTTGGTGTCAACGTCACGCCGCTCTTTGCCGTGTTTGGTGGCTTGTCCTTCATTCTGGGATTTGCGCTCCAGGACACGCTGGGCAACCTCGCCAGTGGGCTGATGATCATGGTTCTCAAGCCATTCGATACGGGCGATTATATCCACACTGCCGGCGTCTCGGGCACTCTGGATGCCATGTCCGTCGTCTCGACCCGGATCCGGACATTTGACAACCAAGTCATTGTGGTGCCAAATTCCAAGATCTGGGGCGACGTCATCACAAATGTCAGTACCTCAGCGGAACGCCGCGTCGACCTGGTGTTTGGCATCGGTTATTCCGACAACACCGCCCAGGCAATAGAAGTTTTGTCATCGCTGGTGCAAGCGCACGATCTGTGCCTTCTCGATCCAGGGCCAGAGATCTTCGTGGGCGAGTTGGGCGAAAGTTCCGTCAATATTTTCTGCCGCCCGTGGGTGAAGTCAGATGATTACTGGACCGTTTTCTGGGACCTCACCGGACAGGCCAAGGAACAGTTCGACGCAACCGGCATCTCGATCCCGTTCCCACAACGAGATGTGCATTTGATCCCCGTCCCACAGGAGTAG